From a single Candidatus Izimaplasma bacterium HR1 genomic region:
- the yijE gene encoding putative inner membrane transporter yiJE, with amino-acid sequence MIGMTTRQLTQLVIISSLWGSSYIFMKVISPVFGPVLVSSLRLLLASLFLLIYMLVSRKKISFKGNILFFIFVGVVNSAIPFVLYAFAALHIDASLSGTLNSSSPMFGALFGFIILKNRFDTRQILGLIVGFLGVIIVSSTSFGTGTVEAVISVFACLLASACYGLAGTYVKKRNKDVDATTLSLGTLFFAGLFLLPFSFFYKISLDIQVSHILYLLFFAIMCTSVPYILYYKLLREVGAVKALTVTYLIPLFTVLWSYIFLAERAGWNVFVGLVIILTGVGLLSKRNDLLNREKR; translated from the coding sequence ATGATAGGTATGACAACTAGACAATTAACACAACTTGTAATAATTAGTTCTCTTTGGGGATCTTCTTATATATTTATGAAAGTAATATCACCTGTATTTGGGCCAGTATTAGTATCTTCATTAAGATTGCTTTTAGCTAGTCTGTTTTTACTTATATATATGTTAGTAAGTAGAAAGAAGATTTCTTTTAAAGGAAATATTCTTTTCTTTATATTTGTTGGAGTAGTAAACTCAGCAATACCATTTGTACTTTATGCATTTGCAGCATTACATATAGATGCTTCATTAAGTGGAACTCTTAATTCCTCATCACCAATGTTTGGAGCTTTATTTGGATTCATTATTCTTAAGAACAGATTTGATACGAGACAGATTCTTGGATTAATAGTTGGTTTTCTTGGAGTTATTATTGTTTCTAGTACTTCTTTTGGGACAGGGACTGTTGAAGCAGTTATTAGTGTTTTTGCCTGTTTACTAGCATCTGCATGTTATGGGCTGGCTGGGACATATGTTAAGAAGAGAAACAAAGATGTTGATGCAACTACATTATCATTAGGAACATTATTTTTTGCAGGATTGTTCTTATTACCATTCTCATTCTTTTACAAAATATCTTTGGATATCCAGGTAAGTCACATATTATACCTGTTGTTTTTTGCTATAATGTGTACATCTGTTCCTTACATATTGTACTATAAATTGTTAAGGGAAGTAGGAGCTGTAAAAGCGTTAACAGTAACATATCTAATACCTTTATTTACAGTTTTATGGTCATACATTTTCCTAGCTGAAAGAGCAGGTTGGAATGTTTTTGTTGGTTTAGTAATTATTCTTACAGGGGTAGGGTTATTATCTAAAAGAAATGATCTTTTAAACCGAGAAAAAAGATAA
- a CDS encoding dihydropteridine reductase — translation MDAITLLKDRRSVRKYKNEIVSKELMLEISELTKYSPSWGNLQIARYTFITDENSIKRIAEDGVKGFVYNIKTLLNARNVAVISYVKGKSGKLGKDEYATSKTNSWEVFDAGIATHQFCLAAYAKGVGTVIMGVIDDTVIREIIKLPEEESVGALIVYGFESGVHSAPTPRKDIKELIRFI, via the coding sequence ATGGATGCAATTACATTATTAAAAGACAGAAGAAGTGTAAGAAAATATAAGAATGAAATAGTAAGTAAGGAATTAATGTTAGAAATTTCTGAATTAACAAAATATTCTCCATCATGGGGTAATCTGCAAATTGCAAGGTATACATTTATCACAGACGAAAACAGCATTAAAAGAATTGCTGAAGATGGAGTAAAGGGATTTGTATATAATATTAAGACTCTTTTAAATGCTAGAAATGTCGCGGTAATAAGTTATGTTAAAGGCAAGAGTGGTAAGTTAGGAAAAGATGAGTACGCCACATCTAAAACTAACTCATGGGAAGTTTTTGATGCTGGGATAGCGACTCATCAGTTTTGCCTAGCTGCATATGCAAAAGGTGTAGGAACAGTTATCATGGGTGTAATAGATGATACAGTAATTAGGGAAATTATTAAGCTTCCTGAAGAAGAATCTGTTGGGGCATTAATCGTCTATGGTTTTGAAAGTGGGGTCCATTCTGCACCTACTCCAAGAAAAGACATTAAAGAATTGATTAGATTCATATAA
- the macB_4 gene encoding Macrolide export ATP-binding/permease protein MacB → MGDRMLELKNISKNYYVGDQTVEALKNVSLKFRKSEFVSILGPSGCGKTTMLNIIGGLDRYTDGDLLIDNKSTKSYKDKDWDAYRNQIIGFVFQNYNLISHLSVLDNIEMALSLSGVSAKERKERSIKVLEQVGLGDQVYKKPNQLSGGQMQRVAIARALVNEPKILLADEPTGALDSKTSAQIMKLIKEISKDILVIMVTHNSKIANEYSDRLIQLLDGEVLSDTNGIKEDELKITETLGNTKTSMSFYQALKTSFKNLITKKGRTFITAIAGSIGIIGVALVLGISTGMTNYVNEIQGDTLSGFPITITQYVQADFGPGGGNAPFDIEDSDTEFPTGETITPYDSLQETTLHRNVISEEYIEFLEAMDSSLYSSISYTRSMSLNIVAESDSGAYELVELDNDFSFFGGSGVFNEMPSNQEFVESQYDILKGMYPTNYNEIILVVDKENQLDVETLAALGININDEYTFDDFIGKEFKVVTNDLYYTEIMGIYLADTDYEAMYTSDDAITLTVTGILRVNEDATSEILSSGIGYTPDLTDHMLSNAMTSEIVLAQIASPDTNVLIGQPFNEQVTYDAVMQILGGDATPTGAEIYPTTYEGKDEIKAYLDTYNDGLATDETVIYTDLSELISSTISSLINTITIVLTAFAGISLVVSSIMIGIITYVSVIERTKEIGIMRSLGARKKDISRIFNAETLLIGLTSGGLGIAIYYLLQGPLNLVISKFIDVGGFATLPAYYAVGLIALSSVLTLIAGFIPSGIAARKDPVIALRTE, encoded by the coding sequence ATGGGTGACAGGATGTTAGAACTAAAGAATATTAGCAAAAATTATTATGTTGGTGATCAAACAGTAGAGGCTTTGAAGAATGTAAGCTTGAAGTTTCGAAAAAGTGAGTTTGTATCAATACTAGGACCTTCTGGTTGTGGGAAAACAACTATGTTGAACATCATCGGAGGGCTAGATAGATATACTGATGGTGATCTGTTAATAGATAATAAATCAACTAAGAGTTATAAAGATAAAGACTGGGATGCATATAGAAATCAAATCATTGGTTTTGTATTCCAAAACTATAATTTAATATCTCATTTAAGTGTTCTTGACAATATTGAGATGGCTTTAAGTCTTTCGGGTGTTAGTGCAAAAGAAAGAAAAGAACGTTCAATCAAAGTTTTAGAACAAGTAGGTCTTGGGGATCAAGTCTATAAAAAACCAAATCAATTGTCAGGTGGGCAAATGCAAAGGGTTGCTATTGCCAGAGCATTAGTAAACGAACCTAAAATATTACTTGCTGATGAACCAACAGGAGCATTGGATAGTAAAACTAGTGCTCAAATAATGAAGTTGATTAAAGAAATTTCAAAAGATATTTTAGTAATTATGGTAACTCATAATAGTAAAATAGCTAATGAGTATAGTGATAGATTGATTCAATTATTAGATGGTGAAGTGTTATCCGATACAAATGGAATCAAAGAAGATGAGTTAAAAATTACTGAAACATTGGGTAATACAAAAACATCAATGTCATTTTATCAAGCTTTAAAAACAAGTTTCAAAAACTTAATAACTAAAAAAGGAAGAACTTTTATTACTGCTATTGCTGGTAGTATTGGGATTATTGGTGTGGCTCTCGTCCTTGGTATTTCTACAGGGATGACGAACTATGTGAATGAAATTCAAGGTGATACTCTTTCAGGATTCCCAATCACAATAACTCAATATGTCCAGGCTGATTTTGGACCTGGTGGAGGAAACGCCCCATTTGATATTGAAGACAGTGACACTGAGTTTCCAACTGGGGAAACAATTACACCGTATGATTCCTTACAAGAAACGACACTTCATAGAAATGTAATTAGTGAGGAGTATATTGAGTTTTTAGAAGCAATGGATTCATCATTATATAGTTCAATCTCTTACACAAGAAGTATGTCATTGAACATTGTTGCTGAAAGTGATAGTGGGGCTTATGAATTAGTGGAACTAGATAATGATTTCTCATTCTTCGGTGGTAGTGGTGTATTTAATGAAATGCCTTCAAATCAAGAATTTGTAGAATCACAATATGATATATTAAAAGGAATGTATCCTACTAACTATAATGAAATCATTTTAGTTGTTGATAAAGAAAATCAACTAGACGTTGAGACATTAGCTGCCTTAGGTATTAATATTAATGACGAATATACTTTTGATGATTTTATTGGTAAAGAGTTCAAAGTAGTAACTAATGATTTATACTATACAGAAATCATGGGTATCTATTTAGCTGACACTGATTATGAGGCAATGTACACTAGCGATGATGCAATAACATTGACAGTAACTGGGATATTGAGAGTTAATGAAGATGCAACTAGTGAAATACTAAGTTCTGGAATTGGATATACCCCTGATTTAACCGATCATATGTTATCAAATGCTATGACTTCAGAAATTGTATTAGCTCAAATTGCTAGTCCAGATACTAATGTGTTAATTGGACAACCTTTTAATGAACAAGTTACTTATGATGCAGTTATGCAAATCTTAGGTGGGGATGCAACTCCTACAGGAGCTGAAATCTACCCAACTACTTATGAAGGTAAAGATGAAATTAAAGCATATCTAGATACATATAATGATGGTTTGGCAACTGATGAGACAGTAATCTATACCGATCTTTCAGAGCTTATCTCAAGTACAATCTCTAGTTTGATCAACACTATTACAATCGTGTTAACAGCATTTGCTGGAATCAGTTTAGTTGTTTCATCTATTATGATTGGTATAATCACATACGTTAGTGTAATTGAAAGAACTAAAGAAATTGGTATTATGAGAAGTTTGGGAGCAAGAAAAAAAGATATCTCAAGAATCTTCAATGCAGAGACATTGTTAATTGGATTAACAAGTGGTGGTTTAGGAATAGCGATTTATTACTTATTACAAGGACCACTTAACTTAGTTATTTCTAAGTTTATTGATGTTGGAGGGTTTGCTACATTACCTGCGTATTATGCAGTTGGATTAATTGCATTATCTAGTGTATTAACTCTAATTGCTGGATTTATCCCTAGTGGTATAGCTGCTAGAAAAGATCCCGTTATAGCTTTAAGAACAGAATAA
- the hcp gene encoding Hydroxylamine reductase, which produces MERKMFCYQCQEAAKNTACEVMGVCGKTPLLSSYMDTFKYVLKGLAVVADEAMRNGQEILQADLFIMEGLFKLITNANFDDDVFKSSISEGIALRESLKRDLDTMFDTDITTWASELASEFVLKAGSVGVMSTIDEDIRSIREIIITGLMGLTAYHSHAHKLGYIDLEIFNFTRKALIALQDNSLTLTDYIGLVDETGKYGVIGMALLDKANTTTYGVPKISHVNIGVGKRPGILISGHDLHDIKELLEQSKDAGIDIYTHSEMLPAHYYPELQQYSHLYGNYGSAWYNQKSEFTSFNGPILFTTNCIVPPKGDTIYKNKVFTTGNTGHPDFKFIVESNGKKDFSEIIELAKSSKAPIEIESGTIVGGFGHNQVLELADTVIENIKNGSIKKFVVMAGCDGRSPKRSYYTEFARELPKDTIILTAGCAKFKYNKLNLGDINGIPRVLDAGQCNDSYSLAVIALTLADVFKCDINDLPIAYNIAWYEQKAVIVLLALLNLGVKNIKLGPTLPAFLSENVANFLIDTFNLSTISTVEQDIREMI; this is translated from the coding sequence ATGGAAAGAAAAATGTTTTGTTATCAATGCCAAGAAGCTGCTAAAAATACAGCTTGTGAAGTTATGGGTGTATGTGGTAAAACACCACTACTATCTAGTTATATGGACACATTTAAATATGTACTTAAAGGATTAGCTGTTGTTGCAGATGAAGCAATGAGAAATGGACAAGAAATACTTCAAGCTGATTTATTTATTATGGAAGGGTTATTCAAACTTATTACTAATGCGAACTTTGATGATGATGTATTTAAGTCGAGTATCTCAGAGGGAATTGCCTTAAGAGAAAGTTTGAAAAGAGATTTAGATACAATGTTTGATACTGACATCACAACATGGGCAAGTGAACTTGCAAGTGAGTTTGTATTAAAAGCAGGAAGTGTTGGTGTAATGTCTACTATAGATGAGGATATCAGAAGCATTAGAGAGATTATTATTACTGGGTTAATGGGTCTTACTGCATATCATTCCCATGCTCATAAATTGGGTTATATAGATTTAGAGATTTTTAATTTTACAAGAAAAGCTTTAATTGCATTACAGGATAATTCATTAACACTTACCGATTATATTGGCTTAGTTGATGAGACTGGGAAGTATGGTGTTATTGGTATGGCTTTATTGGACAAAGCTAATACTACTACATACGGGGTGCCAAAAATATCACATGTAAATATCGGGGTTGGAAAACGACCTGGTATCCTAATTAGTGGCCACGATTTACATGATATCAAGGAATTATTAGAACAATCAAAAGATGCTGGAATTGACATCTATACCCACAGTGAAATGCTTCCAGCGCATTATTACCCAGAATTACAACAATATAGTCATCTTTATGGTAATTATGGTAGTGCATGGTATAACCAAAAATCTGAGTTCACGTCATTTAATGGACCAATACTATTTACTACTAACTGTATTGTGCCACCAAAAGGAGATACTATTTATAAGAATAAAGTATTTACAACTGGGAACACAGGACACCCTGATTTCAAATTTATTGTAGAATCAAATGGTAAAAAGGATTTCAGTGAGATTATTGAACTTGCAAAGAGTTCAAAAGCTCCTATTGAAATAGAATCAGGGACAATAGTAGGTGGATTTGGTCATAATCAAGTACTTGAACTTGCAGATACAGTTATAGAGAACATCAAAAATGGTTCAATTAAAAAGTTTGTTGTTATGGCAGGATGCGATGGTCGTAGTCCAAAAAGATCATATTATACAGAATTTGCTAGAGAACTACCAAAAGACACAATAATCTTAACAGCTGGTTGCGCAAAATTTAAATACAACAAATTAAATTTGGGAGATATTAATGGTATACCTAGAGTTTTAGATGCTGGACAATGTAATGATTCATATAGCTTAGCGGTTATTGCATTAACACTAGCGGATGTATTTAAATGTGATATCAATGACTTACCTATTGCATATAACATAGCATGGTATGAGCAAAAAGCAGTTATTGTATTATTAGCGTTGCTAAACTTAGGGGTTAAAAATATTAAGCTAGGTCCAACTTTACCCGCTTTCCTTAGTGAGAACGTTGCTAATTTCTTAATTGATACATTTAACTTGTCAACTATCTCAACTGTTGAACAAGACATAAGAGAAATGATTTAA
- the uppP gene encoding Undecaprenyl-diphosphatase has protein sequence MKFIEIIKTIIIGIVEGITEWLPISSTGHMILVDEWIKLDVSPEFMEMFLVVIQLGAILAVVVLFFNKLNPLAFKKTKEERNDIWQIWFKVLIGVIPAAIIGLLLDEWLYNTLYNYITVAIMLVVYGVLFIVIENKNKGKKATITSFNDLSYKTAFLIGMFQVLALIPGTSRSGATILGAVILGTSRFIAAEFSFFLSIPVMFGASFIKILDFGFNFTGSELIILITGMVTAFIISIITIKFLLGYIKKHDFKVFGWYRIILGVIVIVYFLVPYLVSIYI, from the coding sequence ATGAAATTTATTGAGATAATAAAGACAATTATAATTGGGATCGTTGAAGGTATAACTGAATGGTTACCAATTAGTAGTACAGGACACATGATACTAGTTGATGAATGGATTAAACTTGACGTTAGCCCTGAATTTATGGAAATGTTTTTAGTGGTTATTCAATTAGGAGCAATTCTTGCAGTAGTAGTATTGTTCTTTAATAAGCTGAATCCTTTGGCATTTAAAAAGACAAAAGAAGAAAGAAATGATATATGGCAAATATGGTTTAAGGTACTAATTGGTGTGATCCCAGCTGCGATTATAGGACTGCTGTTAGATGAGTGGCTATATAATACTTTATACAATTATATTACAGTGGCTATTATGTTGGTGGTTTATGGAGTTCTATTTATTGTTATTGAAAATAAGAATAAAGGGAAAAAAGCAACTATTACAAGTTTTAACGATTTATCTTATAAAACAGCTTTTCTAATTGGTATGTTTCAGGTATTAGCATTAATCCCAGGTACTTCTAGATCAGGAGCAACAATCTTAGGAGCAGTTATCTTAGGTACATCAAGATTTATTGCTGCGGAGTTTTCCTTCTTCTTGTCAATACCTGTTATGTTTGGCGCTAGTTTTATCAAAATACTAGATTTTGGTTTTAATTTTACAGGCTCAGAGCTTATTATCCTTATAACAGGAATGGTAACGGCATTTATAATTTCAATAATAACTATTAAATTCTTACTGGGATATATTAAGAAACATGACTTTAAAGTCTTTGGATGGTACAGAATCATCCTTGGAGTTATAGTCATTGTGTATTTTTTAGTTCCATACTTAGTTAGTATATATATATAG